The window ggtcaacagcaagctagactattaatggttgggagctcacttcgACCCAGACTGTGAGCTCCTgatcaggaaaaagccctctgactttaaaatatgccacacgaagagtgaagaaacaaatcttcttttattgaagcttagtaaatagccagaagaaataaatgcttgtaagaaaataagaaggttccaaaaagtaagaAGTCAATAAAAAGCAGttacacaaagcaatgtccacacaagatatatatataaaagcaatccaagacagtgtttatccagacaggaatcaacaggatgcaaagacaatccaaaaggctaaaaaactccacagaaacaagaccccttgaacaggatttccatggcacatgaacttggtttccaaatgatgcctgatctaactgGTCTTCCcctgaagcaaaccttatatcccaaaattcAGAAATTCACGAATACATTTCTtgctctatcatctatctgtctgtctgtctgtctgtctgtctgtctgtctgtctatgtccATCCACCCTTCAATCtgtctacttacctacctatcaaTTTATtaatccattcaccaatacatttttgtttccttgctctatctatctatctttcttccatccatccagctatctatctatctatctatctatctatctatctatctatctatctatccatacatccatccagctatccatccatccacccatctgtccttccatccgtccgtccgtccgtccgtccgtccgtccatccatccatccatccatccatccatccatccatctatctatctatcatctatctatccatacatccatccagctatccatccattcatccatccatccacccatctgtccttccatccatccatccatccatccatctgtccgtccatctatctatctatctatctatctatctatctatccagctatccatccatcatcttatctatctatctatctatctatctatctatctatctatctatccagctatccatccatcatcttatctatctatctatctatctatctatctatctatctatctatctatctctgtccaCCTACccttcaatctatctatctacttacctacctatcacTTCATCCATCCATTCCCCAAGacattttttgttttcttgttctatctatctttctaccaatccatccatccatccacccattcacCAATACAGTTCttcctttctctatctatctatctatctatctatctatctatctatctatctaggttcttgtgggtttttcgggctatagagccatgttctagaggcatttctcctgacgtttcgcctgcatctatggcaagcatcctcagaggttgagaaggtctgttggaagttggatatctatctatctatctatctatctatctatctatctatctatccatctatccatccatccatccatccatccatccatccaccaatctatccatccattcaccaatacattttttGCTTTCTtgctctatctatctttctaccaatccatccatccatccatccacccattcacCAATACAGTTCttcctttctctatctatctatctatctatctatctatctatctatctatctattgatcgattgatccatccatccatctaccaatctatccatccattcaccaatacatttttttgttttcttgctctatctatctttctaccaatccatccatccatccacccattcacCAATACAGTTCTTCCTTtctccgtctgtctgtctgtctatctatctatctatctatctatctatctatctatctatctatccatccatccatccaccaatctatccatccattcaccaatacattttttgttttcttgctctatctatctttctaccaatccatccatccatccatccacccattcacCAATACAGTTCTTCCTTtctccgtctatctatctatctacctatctatctatctatctatctatctatctatctatctatccatccatccatccatctaccaatctatccatccattcaccaatacattttttgttttcttgctctatctatctttctaccaatccatccatccacccaatcACCAATACAGTTCTTCCTTtctccgtctatctatctatctattgatcgattgatccatccatccatccatccatctacccatctatccatccattcaccaatacattttttgttttcttgctctatctatccatccatccacccaatcACCAATGCAATTCTTCCTTTGTccgtctgtttgtctgtctgtctgtctgtctgcctatctatctatctatctatctgtctgtctgtctatctaccaatccatccattcattcaccaATGAATTAAGCATTTAAGGCCaatactagataaggacaatagcACAGTATCAACTGCATATAAGAATAAGGGAACATGGGTAGAATGGAGCTTGGTGGCAAAGCAATGCATTAAGCATTTAAGGCCGATACCAGATAAGGACAGTAGCACAACATCATCTGCATATGAGAGTATGAAAACATGTGTAGAATAGATCTAAGGTAAATCATACATGGATATGTTGAACATAGTAGGAACCAGTATCCAACCCTGTTTGACCCCATATGTAGCACTCATTCTAGATGTTAGCTGGCCTTCCTCAGAGCATTTAATGTGACAAACAGTGGGACAGATACTCAGGCACACATTAGGTTGGCACAACAGTCTTGGTGGGCATAGTACGGGGGCCAAGGTGGCCTTCTCACACCTCTGAGGGGAACAACAGGAAGCCGCTGAACACACTGTCGGCGTCGGGACCCGTGTAAATGTTGTTGTTCCCATCTTTGGGGTCCCGCTCCAGCCAAACCCGCTCCCCCTCAGCCAGCTTGAGGACGCTGCTGCCCGAGTTGACCTGAAAGATCCTGTGGTTGTTTTCATCGCAGAAGGTGGCCACCACAGTGCCTTTGTGCATGAGGCGGAGGCAGAGGCTGCCGCTGGAAACTACCTGGAAGCTGAAGTAATAGTACCCGGGGTCTTTGCAGGTGAACTCCCCAGTCAGAGCGCTGTAGCGGTTGTCTTGGTTGGTGATGACGTTGTCGAAGACTACGGCGTTGGCATTTGGGGTCGGGCCCGGGGACTGCCGGGTGGCCGAGAAGGCCGTCCGGATCTGGTCCTGGACGTTGCTGACTTGGCCTTTGACGCCTTTGCTCCCCATGGGGCCTGCTGGGCCTGCAGGGCCATCTGCGCCGTGATAGCCTTGGTTGCCAGGCTTTCCTGGGGGTCCAGGCTGCCCCGGGTCACCTTTGAGTCCGCGGACACCCGTGCTTCGTGCGGCCATACCTTGGAGAAAAGCAGAGGCAGTGTCATGAATACTTAAACACTTAATACTTCATAAATTTTCAGTTACGTGTGGATGGGTGACACTCCTCCCTCCcacagaaccagagatgacacagacacgcagatggagtaaaaatggccacaacttaatttattaattacaggaacacagggttggctgctaggcatgggttctggatcaagatcgatcagcccgctgctgaccgatacctgATGAGTCCAACAGGGGGCCCACTGGCAGAGCATCCCTACCCCACCTCGGATACCCTTGGGTGCCCAGCCTAGTGAGAAAGGGACCTCCGAGGTGGGGAGCAGTGGAAGTGGCGAGGAcgaagaggccaccactgagtggGCAGAACATCCCTACCCCACCTCGGAGACCCTTGCGTGCCCAGCCTGACGAGGAAGGGCCCTCCGAGGTGGGGAGCACTGGAAGTGGCAAGGAcgaggaggccaccactgagtggACAGAGCATCCCTACCCCACCTTAGAGACCCTTGGGTACCCAGCCTGAcgaggaagggacctccaaggtgGGGAGCAGTGGAAGTGGCGAGGAcgaggaggccaccactgagtggGCAGAGCATCCCTACCCCACCTCAGAGACCCTTGGGTACCCAGCCTGATGAGGAGGGGGACCTCCGAGGTGGGGAGCAGTGGAAGTGGCGAGGAcgaggaggccaccactgagtggGCAGAGCATCCCTACCCCACCTCGGAGACGCTTGGGTGCCCAGCCTGACGAGGAGGGGACCTCCGAGGTGAGGAGCAGTGGAAGTGGCGAGGAcgaggaggccaccactgagtggGCAGAGCATCCCTAACCCACCTTGGAGGCCCATTGGGTGCCCAACCTGGTGAGGAAGGAGCCTCTGAGTTGGGGAGCAGTGGAGGCAGTGAGGAGGAGGCCACTGCGAAGTAGAGGTACTCTGTCCGCTTGAGTGGTTGgagtgtccctacttcgtggattttcacttatcactggtggtcctggaacggaatcACTGTATATCACTGttagttttttgggttgtatggccatgttccagcagtattttctcctaatgtttcacctgcatctgtggccgcCAGTTTCAGAGGTCTCTTGGGAGCTTACACCTGTGCTAAGTGAGGGATCACTGTATATCACTGTTAGATTTTTggcatgtatggccatgttttagcagcaatttctcctaatgtttcacctgcatctgtggctggcatcttcagaggtatcttggcagtgaggcaagtggagtgttcatacagtgttccctcgctacttcatggttcgctTATTTCAGGCTTGCTGTTTTGTGGGGAGTAGCGAAGGAACACTGTATTGCTGCTCCCCGttccttccttgccaggctgggcacccaagAGGCCACCAAGGTGGGGAGCAGTGGAAGTGGCGAGGAcgaggaggccaccactgagtggGCAGAGCATCCCTACCCCACCTCGGAGACCCTTAGGTGCCCAGCCTAGTGAGAAAGGGGCCTCCAAGGTGGGGAGCAGCGGAGGTGGCGAGGAcaaggaggccaccactgagtggGCAGAGCATCCCTACCCCACCTCGGAGACCCTTGGGTGCCCAGCCTAGTGAGAAAGGGACCTCCAAGGTGGGGAGCAGCGGAGGTGGCGAGGAcaaggaggccaccactgagtggGCAGAGCATCCCTACCCCACCTCGGAGACCCTTAGGTGCCCAGCCTAGTGAGAAAGGGACCTCTGAGGTGTGGAGCAGCGGAGGTGGCGAGGAcgaggaggccaccactgagtggGCAGAGCATCCCTACCCCCACCTTGGAGGCCCATTGCgtgcccagcctggtgaggaaggggcctctgaggtgGGGAGCAGCAGAGCCAGTGAGGAGGAGGCCACTGTGAAGTAGGGGTACTCGGTCCGCTTGAGTGGTTGgagtgtccctacttcgtggattttcacttatcgctggtggtcctggaatggaatcACTGTATATCATTGttagttttttgggttgtatggccatgttccagcagcattttctcctaatgtttcacctgcatctgtggctggcatcttcagaggtctctCGGCAGTGAGTATAtagagtgttccctcactacttcatgTTTCGCCTCTTGCGGACTCGCTGCTTCGCGGGGAGCAGCAAGAGAACACTGCATTGCTGctcccattccttcctccttaggctgggtgcccaaggggcctccgaggtgGGAGTGGTGAGGATGAGGAGGCCACCACCAAGTGGGCAGAGcatccctacccccccccccccgagacccTTGGATGCCCAGCCTGGTGAGAAAGGGGCCTCCAAGGTGGGGAGCAGCggaggtggtgaggaggaggatgCTGCCACTGAAGAGGGCCTCAGCAGTGGTGTCCTCCTCCTCGTGAACTCTGCTACTCTCTGCTTCatcctcgccaggctgggtgcCAAGCTTGGGTGctcagcctggtgaggaaggggcctctgaggtgGGGAGCAGAGGAGGCAGTAAGGAGGAGGCCACTGCAAagtaggggccaccactgaagagGGCCTCGGCGGTGGCCGTAGGGCCATAGAGACACTGAAGAGGGCCTTGGCGGTGGTGTCCTCCTCCTCGTGAACTCTGCTGCCACTactgaagagggcctcagcggtggCCACAGAGCCATAGAGCCACTGAAGAGGGCCTTGGGGGTGGTGTCCTCCTCCTCGTGAACTCTGCTGCCACCACTAAAGagggtctcggcggtggccgtaGAGCCATAGAGACACTGAAGAGGGCCTTGGGGGTGGTGTCCTCCTCCTCATGAACTCTGCTGCCACCACTGAAGAGGGTCTCGGCAGTGGCCGTAGAGCCATAGAGCCACTGAAGAGGGCCTCGGCGGTGGTGTCCTCCTCCTCTTGAACTCTGCTGCCACCactgaagagggcctcagcggtggCCATAGAGCCACTGAAGAGGACCTCGACGGAGGTGTCCTCCTCCTCATGAACTCTgctgccaccactgaaaagggcCTCGCCGGTGGCCGTAGGGCCATAGAGACACTGAAGAGGGCCCCGGTGGTGGTGTCCTCCTCCTCGTGAACTCTACTGCGACCACTGAAGAGGGCCTCGGCAGTGGCCATAGAGCCATAGAACCACTGAAGAGGACCTTGGCGGTGGTGTCCTCCTCCTCATGAACTCTGCTGCCACCACTGAAGagggtctcggcggtggccgtaGGGCCATAGAGTCACTGAAGAGGGCCTCGACGGTGGTGTCCTCCTCCTCGTGAACTCTGCTGCCACCACTGAAGAGGGTCTCGGCAGTGGCCGTAGGGCCATAGAGTCACTGAAGAGGGCCTCGGCGGTGGTGTCCTCCTCCTCATGAACTCTGCTGCCACCACTGAAGAGGGCCTCGGCAGTGGCCATAGAGCCATAGAGACACTGAAGAGGGCCTTGGGGGTGGTGTCCTCCTCCTCATGAACTCTGCTGCCACCACTGAAGagggtctcggcggtggccgtaGGGCCATAGAGACACTGAAGAGGGCCTTGGGGGTGGTGTCCTCCTCCTCGTGAACTCTGCTGCCACCACTGAAGAGGGCCTCGGCGGTGGTCCTATGACCATAGAGCTACTGAAGAGGGCCTTGGCGGTGGTGTCCTCCTCGTGAACTCTGTTGCCACCACTGAAGAGGGCCTCGGCGGTGGTCCTATGACCATAGAGCTACTGAAGAGGGCCTCGGCGGTGGTGTCCTCCTCCTCGTGAACTCTACTGCCACCactgaagagggcctcagcggtggCCATAGAGCTGTAGAGCCACTGAAGAGGACCTCGGCGGTGGTGTCCTCCTCCTCTTGAACTCTGCTGCCACCACTGAAGAGGGCCTCGCCAGTGGCCGTAGAGCCATAGCGACACTGAAGAGGGCCTTGGCAGTAGTGTCCTCCTCCTTGTGAACTCTGCTGCCACCACTGAAGAGGGCCTCAGCAGTGGTCCTATGACCATAGAGCTACTGAAGAGTGCCTCAGCGGTGGTGTCCTCCTCCTTGTGAACTCTGCTGCCACCactgaagagggcctcagcggtggTCCTATGACCATAGAGCTactgaagagggcctcagcggtggTGTCCTCCTCCTTGTGAACTCTGCTGCCACCactgaagagggcctcagcggtggTCCTATGACCATAGAGCTACTGAAGAGGGCCTTGGTGGTGGTGTCCTCCTCCTCGTGAACTCTGCTGCCACCcctgaagagggcctcagcggtggCCACAGAGCCGTAGAGCCACTGAAGAGGACCTCAGCGGTGGTGTCCTCCTCCTCGTGAACTCTGTTGCCACCactgaagagggcctcagcggtggTCCTATGACCATAGAGCTactgaagagggcctcagcggtggTGTCCTCCTCCTTGTGAACTCTGCTGCCACCactgaagagggcctcagcggtggTCCTATGACCATAGAGCTactgaagagggcctcagcggtggTGTCCTCCTCCTTGTGAACTCTGCTGCCACCactgaagagggcctcagcggtggTCCTATGACCATAGAGCTACTGAAGAGGGCCTTGGTGGTGGTGTCCTCCTCCTCGTGAACTCTGTTGCCACCactgaagagggcctcagcggtgATGTCCGCTTCCTCGTGGACTCTGCTGCCGCCACTGAGGAGGCCTCAGCGGTGGCCATAGATCCACTGAAGAGGACCTTGGCAGTGGTGTCCTCCTCCTCGTGAACTCTTCTGCTCCCCGCTCCATCCTCACCAGGCTGGGTGCCAAGCTTGGGCGCCCAACCTGGCGAGGAAGGGACCTCTGAGGTGGGGAGCAGAGAGCCCGGAagaatcacagcaacccagtgattcgggccatgaaagctttcgataaaatataaataatataaataaataaaaataaacataccgtaaataaatataaataactaGCTATACCCAGCCACGCGTTTCTGTGGCATACTCTGTGGCAACCCTCTTCTACCCTCATggtggaaaagcacaatcaaagcacttttgAC is drawn from Anolis sagrei isolate rAnoSag1 chromosome 13, rAnoSag1.mat, whole genome shotgun sequence and contains these coding sequences:
- the C1QA gene encoding complement C1q subcomponent subunit A; translation: MGSKSWLVVYLLVLILDPTTPQGSVCQAPNGRDGHPGAPGRDGRLGQKGDVGEPGMAARSTGVRGLKGDPGQPGPPGKPGNQGYHGADGPAGPAGPMGSKGVKGQVSNVQDQIRTAFSATRQSPGPTPNANAVVFDNVITNQDNRYSALTGEFTCKDPGYYYFSFQVVSSGSLCLRLMHKGTVVATFCDENNHRIFQVNSGSSVLKLAEGERVWLERDPKDGNNNIYTGPDADSVFSGFLLFPSEV